From Bacillus basilensis, a single genomic window includes:
- a CDS encoding nuclear transport factor 2 family protein produces the protein MPKSNLEIIQSTYEGSASSNAKHLAEAFSEKVEWTEAEGFPYGGTYIGVEAIMENVFSRLGSEWDDYKASVNTYHEVSGKDVIIAEGMYSGVYKETGKSFKAEFVHVWQLENGKIVKFKQYVDSYIVREAMKV, from the coding sequence ATGCCTAAATCAAATTTAGAAATTATTCAAAGCACGTATGAAGGATCCGCTTCTTCGAATGCAAAGCATTTAGCAGAAGCCTTCTCTGAAAAAGTGGAATGGACAGAGGCAGAAGGATTCCCGTACGGGGGAACTTATATAGGTGTAGAAGCAATAATGGAAAATGTATTTAGTCGTTTAGGATCAGAATGGGATGATTATAAGGCAAGTGTAAATACATATCATGAAGTAAGCGGAAAAGATGTAATTATTGCTGAAGGTATGTATTCTGGCGTTTATAAAGAAACGGGAAAATCATTTAAAGCAGAATTTGTTCATGTATGGCAACTTGAGAACGGAAAAATTGTAAAATTCAAGCAATATGTGGATAGTTATATTGTACGAGAAGCAATGAAGGTTTAA
- a CDS encoding PRK06770 family protein, with the protein MKKWIIGTITMIVIVIGAVFGTTKLLNYIEEEEKSLKTQKVMGQQEKKVEEEKPQFSEDEIISTMHRMVHQKVKSSEKWGFIEMTNKEIRSAKTAVESSTNFKHKSKLLATLERWEKGDFSQTVEEHNFLWEIQGGDTGKATERLSPEEEKQYVKEMKRK; encoded by the coding sequence ATGAAAAAATGGATAATAGGGACAATTACAATGATTGTAATTGTGATAGGGGCTGTATTCGGTACTACTAAACTTCTTAATTATATAGAGGAAGAGGAGAAGAGTCTTAAAACACAAAAAGTAATGGGCCAACAGGAAAAGAAAGTTGAGGAAGAGAAGCCACAATTTAGTGAAGATGAAATTATTTCTACCATGCATAGGATGGTACATCAAAAAGTGAAATCCTCTGAAAAATGGGGATTTATTGAAATGACAAATAAGGAAATTCGTAGTGCGAAGACCGCAGTAGAAAGCAGTACAAATTTTAAACATAAGTCAAAGCTACTTGCCACTTTAGAGCGCTGGGAGAAAGGGGATTTCTCACAAACGGTTGAGGAGCATAACTTTTTGTGGGAAATTCAAGGTGGTGATACTGGAAAGGCAACAGAACGTTTATCGCCAGAAGAAGAAAAGCAGTATGTGAAAGAAATGAAACGTAAATAA